The Limnospira fusiformis SAG 85.79 genomic interval ACAGGTCACGGTGGGGATATAGATACTGCGGTCAGTAAGAGTATAATGGCGAGGACGAGTTTAAAGACTACGTGGTGCATATAGCTCTGAACATCGAAGTAGAAAGCAGGTCTCTTGATTCTGCTCCTTTGACAAATAGGGTATCCACACCAGGAGCCGTGTGATGGGAAACTATCAAGCACGGTTCTGAATGGGAGAGGGTGAAGGTGACTTCACTCTCGACCCCTAACCATTGGGGATGTGAGATGTGACCAAAAGCCAACGCCCGACTGTAATGGAAGGGATATGCTAACAGGTCACGGTTTGATTGCAAGGAATAGAGTCTAGTAGGTGTAAAAATGGCGATAGCGAGCTTAAAGAAAGGGTTTGAGAAATCAAAACCAATCAAGACTACGAACAACGCATGGAAGGCAATCCCATGGACGAAAGTTCAACGGAGAGTTTTTAAGCTCCAAAAGAGTATATTTCAAGCAGCTAAATCGGGACAGAATGCAAAGGTTAGAAGGTTGCAACGTCTACTGGTGAAATCATATTATGCCCGGCTCTTAGCAGTGCGGCTGTAGGGGCGGGTTCCACGGTCAGCCATGCTTCCCAACAGTCAGCTTAATAAACCCGCCCCCCAAGAAAACCAAGGTAAAAAGACGGCTGGAGTGGATGGAAAGATAGTAATATCCCCTAAGTAAAGGCTAGAGATGG includes:
- a CDS encoding reverse transcriptase N-terminal domain-containing protein; translated protein: MAIASLKKGFEKSKPIKTTNNAWKAIPWTKVQRRVFKLQKSIFQAAKSGQNAKVRRLQRLLVKSYYARLLAVRL